In Salvelinus fontinalis isolate EN_2023a chromosome 25, ASM2944872v1, whole genome shotgun sequence, one genomic interval encodes:
- the LOC129823086 gene encoding fibrous sheath CABYR-binding protein-like isoform X4, whose translation MLTITDFINILHRYYKSPMVQIYELEEHKIETWRELYLQETFKPLVNISPDASIFDAVYSLIKNKIHRLPVIDPVSGNALYILTHKRILKFLQLFVCEMPKPAFMKQTLEELTIGTYHNIAFIHPNTPIIKALNIFVVRRVSALPVVDESGKVVDIYSKFDVINLAAEKTYNNLDITVTQALRHRSQYFEGVMKCNRLETLETIVDRIVKAEVHRLVVVGDNGHIVGIVSLSDILQALVLTPAGIGRKSSQAQSKAEVDTEAPPETLVETEAPPETLVETEAPPETLVETEAPPETLVETEAPPETLVETEAPPETLVETEAPPETLVETEAPPETLVETEAPPETLVETEAPPETLVETEAPPETLVETEAPPETLVETEAPPETLVETEAPPETLVETEAPPETLVETEAPPETLVETEAPPETLVETEAPPETLVETEAPPETLVETEAPPETLVETEAPPETLVETEAPPETLVETEAPPETLVETEAPPETLVETEAPPETLVETEAPPETLVETEAPPETLVETEAPPETLVETEAPPETLVETEAPPETLVETEAPPETLVETEAPPETLVETELEAEVVGAGIRS comes from the exons atGTTAACCATCACAGACTTCATCAACATCCTCCACAGATACTACAAGTCTCCCATG GTACAAATATATGAGCTGGAGGAGCATAAAATTGAAACGTGGAGAG agcTCTACCTACAAGAAACCTTTAAGCCGTTAGTGAACATATCACCTGATGCAAG TATATTTGACGCGGTATACTCGCTCATCAAGAACAAGATTCATCGGCTGCCCGTCATCGACCCAGTCAGCGGAAACGCACTTTATATCCTCACACACAAGAGAATCCTCAAGTTCCTCCAGCTCTTT GTGTGTGAGATGCCAAAGCCTGCCTTTATGAAGCAGACCCTGGAGGAGCTGACCATCGGCACCTACCACAACATCGCCTTCATCCACCCCAACACACCCATCATCAAGGCCCTGAACATCTTCGTGGTCCGGAGGGTGTCCGCACTGCCAGTGGTGGACGAGTCGG GGAAAGTCGTGGATATTTATTCCAAGTTTGATGTCATT AACCTTGCTGCTGAGAAGACCTACAACAACCTGGACATCACGGTGACCCAGGCTCTGAGGCATCGCTCGCAGTACTTCGAGGGCGTGATGAAGTGCAACCGGCTCGAGACACTGGAGACTATCGTGGACAGAATAGTCAAAGCAGAG GTCcacaggctggtggtggtgggcGACAACGGCCACATCGTGGGCATCGTTTCCCTCTCGGACATCCTGCAGGCCCTGGTGCTCACCCCTGCAG GCATCGGCAGGAAGAGCAGCCAAGCACAATCAAAAGCAGAGGTAGATACAGAGGCACCACCAGAAACATTGGTAGAGACAGAGGCACCACCAGAAACATTGGTAGAGACAGAGGCACCACCAGAAACATTGGTAGAGACAGAGGCACCACCAGAAACATTGGTAGAGACAGAGGCACCACCAGAAACATTGGTAGAGACAGAGGCACCACCAGAAACATTGGTAGAGACAGAGGCACCACCAGAAACATTGGTAGAGACAGAGGCACCACCAGAAACATTGGTAGAGACAGAGGCACCACCAGAAACATTGGTAGAGACAGAGGCACCACCAGAAACATTGGTAGAGACAGAGGCACCACCAGAAACATTGGTAGAGACAGAGGCACCACCAGAAACATTGGTAGAGACAGAGGCACCACCAGAAACATTGGTAGAGACAGAGGCACCACCAGAAACATTGGTAGAGACAGAGGCACCACCAGAAACATTGGTAGAGACAGAGGCACCACCAGAAACATTGGTAGAGACAGAGGCACCACCAGAAACATTGGTAGAGACAGAGGCACCACCAGAAACATTGGTAGAGACAGAGGCACCACCAGAAACATTGGTAGAGACAGAGGCACCACCAGAAACATTGGTAGAGACAGAGGCACCACCAGAAACATTGGTAGAGACAGAGGCACCACCAGAAACATTGGTAGAGACAGAGGCACCACCAGAAACATTGGTAGAGACAGAGGCACCACCAGAAACATTGGTAGAGACAGAGGCACCACCAGAAACATTGGTAGAGACAGAGGCACCACCAGAAACATTGGTAGAGACAGAGGCACCACCAGAAACATTGGTAGAGACAGAGGCACCACCAGAAACATTGGTAGAGACAGAGGCACCACCAGAAACATTGGTAGAGACAGAGGCACCACCAGAAACATTGGTAGAGACAGAGGCACCACCAGAAACATTGGTAGAGACAGAGGCACCACCAGAAACATTGGTAGAGACAGAACTAGAGGCAGAGGTAGTGGGGGCTGGAATTCGAAGTTGA
- the LOC129823087 gene encoding complement C1q-like protein 3, translated as MKVVLLMLSLCLTLSGAQSEWTSLSNSQLENCNFISELAVLKEKLKTMDQKLGAVETRLQVGKSQVDELKSMNKAQEEELKTLKKDIAAGQPKVAFTAALRTSGSGYIGPFTTHTPLQYKRVFSNFGSGYNPSTGVFTAMAKGVYYFRYTMFYNGDANAVVSLMKNEEFLVSTWDRVSGRSEDSASNAAIVQLEVGDNVFARLSANMRVYDDGGNYNTFSGFLLFTN; from the coding sequence ATGAAAGTTGTCCTACTAATGCTGTCTTTGTGCCTCACACTGTCTGGGGCACAAAGTGAGTGGACCAGTTTATCTAACAGTCAGCTTGAAAACTGCAACTTCATCAGTGAGTTGGCTGTGCTGAAGGAAAAACTGAAAACCATGGATCAGAAGCTAGGAGCTGTGGAGACCAGGCTACAAGTCGGCAAGAGCCAGGTGGACGAACTGAAAAGTATGAACAAAGCTCAAGAAGAAGAACTGAAAACATTAAAGAAGGACATAGCCGCTGGTCAGCCAAAGGTGGCCTTCACCGCAGCTCTAAGAACGTCTGGTTCTGGTTACATAGGACCCTTCACCACTCACACACCCTTGCAGTATAAAAGAGTCTTCTCCAACTTCGGCAGTGGATACAACCCTTCTACAGGGGTCTTCACAGCCATGGCCAAAGGAGTATATTACTTCCGCTACACCATGTTCTACAATGGAGACGCCAACGCTGTCGTGAGTTTGATGAAGAACGAGGAGTTTCTCGTGTCCACATGGGACCGTGTGTCAGGAAGAAGTGAAGATTCCGCCAGCAATGCTGCCATAGTGCAGCTGGAGGTGGGAGACAATGTCTTCGCCCGGCTCTCAGCTAACATGAGAGTCTACGACGATGGTGGGAACTACAACACCTTCAGTGGGTTTCTACTCTTCACCAACTAA